In one window of Cellulophaga sp. HaHa_2_95 DNA:
- a CDS encoding ATP-binding protein: MSKTKFERPLDSSTFLRIRKWYLLALAAIALTIIVAQILIQVHLNAQLDDSRVINVAGRQRAYSQKLVKEALLLKQSGSDKRQILTELKKTITTWKISHAALQFGNDSMGIQKETHEDILALFKKITPHHTAMITAAKQVIAEEEKSGLSSSLATQKNIQTLLDNERTFLKLMDVIVNEYDNRSKTQLENLKFKEYLLLIFSLLILFLEILFIFKPLSLQIKNTISRLMNNQLESDANTDKIQQLYEENEKSLKELQELNFVIDNAALFASAKNDGSVVFISKKFQELLACSDEDLSKPLSELLTTNEGQQQYLKEVLKSNRKTIRSEEINVETRKGESIWLDMSIIPLHQSSKKQNVLILCSDITERKQNQEKVEQLIKQNFEDKILQKKVQASQIVEGQEEERKRIAKDIHDGIGQMLTALKFNIESINLDNKDKTAEKIAYLKTLCSDLIKGVRTATFNLTPPELKDHGLFPALHKMTSELAKLTGKNILFENKTEKFIRFDSLAETNIYRVAQEAVNNAIKYAEANYILLSIKYTDNILSIVIDDDGKGFDETILDKMPKNNSEGGMGLFYMRERISYINGRLFINSIPGEGTRVTINYKTTALEKEVHLVS, translated from the coding sequence ATGAGTAAAACAAAATTTGAGCGACCGCTAGACTCTTCTACCTTTTTGAGAATTCGAAAATGGTATTTACTTGCTCTAGCCGCAATTGCGCTTACTATTATTGTAGCTCAAATTTTAATACAAGTGCATTTAAACGCTCAACTTGATGATTCTAGGGTAATCAACGTAGCGGGAAGACAACGTGCTTATAGTCAAAAATTAGTCAAAGAAGCACTGCTATTAAAACAGTCAGGCTCTGATAAGAGGCAAATACTTACGGAATTAAAAAAGACCATCACTACTTGGAAAATATCTCATGCGGCCTTACAATTCGGGAATGATTCTATGGGGATCCAAAAAGAAACCCACGAAGATATATTAGCTTTATTTAAAAAAATAACGCCGCACCATACCGCGATGATTACGGCTGCAAAACAAGTGATAGCTGAAGAAGAAAAATCAGGACTAAGCTCCTCATTAGCTACACAAAAAAACATTCAAACACTTCTTGATAACGAACGTACCTTTTTAAAATTGATGGATGTTATTGTTAATGAATACGATAATCGGAGTAAAACACAACTAGAAAATTTAAAATTTAAAGAATACCTTCTACTTATCTTTTCACTACTCATATTATTTCTAGAGATCCTATTTATATTTAAACCTCTATCACTTCAAATTAAAAACACTATTTCTAGATTGATGAACAATCAATTAGAATCTGATGCGAATACTGATAAAATTCAACAACTGTATGAAGAGAATGAGAAATCGCTTAAAGAATTGCAAGAACTTAATTTTGTAATAGACAATGCCGCCTTATTTGCCAGTGCAAAAAATGATGGAAGCGTTGTATTTATCAGTAAAAAATTCCAAGAACTTCTAGCCTGTAGTGATGAAGATTTATCTAAGCCATTATCAGAACTTCTAACCACGAATGAAGGCCAACAGCAGTACTTAAAAGAAGTTTTGAAAAGTAACCGAAAGACTATTAGATCTGAAGAAATTAATGTAGAAACTAGAAAGGGAGAAAGTATCTGGTTAGATATGTCTATCATACCACTACATCAATCTAGTAAAAAACAAAACGTCCTTATTCTTTGTTCTGATATTACAGAGCGCAAACAAAACCAAGAAAAAGTTGAGCAACTCATCAAACAAAATTTTGAAGATAAAATACTTCAAAAAAAGGTACAAGCGAGTCAGATTGTTGAGGGGCAAGAAGAAGAACGAAAACGTATTGCTAAAGACATCCACGATGGAATTGGCCAAATGTTAACTGCCCTAAAATTTAATATAGAATCTATTAACCTAGATAATAAAGATAAGACTGCAGAAAAAATTGCCTATTTAAAAACCCTCTGCTCAGATTTAATAAAAGGGGTTAGAACCGCCACTTTTAATTTAACGCCACCAGAGTTAAAAGACCATGGCCTTTTTCCTGCTTTACATAAAATGACTTCCGAATTAGCAAAACTCACCGGAAAGAACATTCTTTTTGAAAACAAAACAGAAAAATTTATACGTTTTGATTCGCTCGCAGAAACCAATATCTATCGGGTAGCGCAAGAGGCTGTAAATAATGCCATAAAATATGCAGAAGCCAATTACATCTTGTTAAGTATAAAATACACAGATAACATCCTAAGTATTGTTATAGATGATGACGGCAAAGGCTTTGATGAAACTATCCTAGATAAAATGCCTAAAAACAACAGTGAGGGTGGTATGGGGCTTTTTTATATGAGGGAGCGTATTAGCTATATCAATGGTCGTTTATTTATTAATTCAATTCCAGGAGAAGGCACGCGAGTTACTATTAATTATAAAACTACTGCATTAGAAAAAGAGGTACATTTAGTCTCGTAA
- a CDS encoding patatin-like phospholipase family protein produces the protein MIETTIGIALSGGGARAAAHIGVLHALNENGIYPTHVSGTSGGAVIGALYCSGYAPLEILELTKTASFLHIFKLGLEFRSIRDMSRLNEFLYYHIKHDFKELQIPLFLSATNLDSGFNEIMREGRLLPAIMASCAIPLVFKPVVFNGNTYVDGGILNNLPVDVLKEKCQFVFGSNVSGLEKGKKVNSRLEIAHRCLQLAISTNVAPRLKMCDHAIEIQDAFHFGIFDIEKAQELFDIGYTTTINEMDAIKLKLAAKR, from the coding sequence ATGATAGAGACTACTATTGGGATAGCACTTTCTGGAGGAGGAGCTAGAGCCGCAGCGCATATTGGAGTATTGCACGCCTTAAATGAAAACGGGATATATCCTACTCACGTATCGGGTACTAGTGGTGGTGCTGTTATTGGTGCCTTGTATTGTTCTGGATACGCACCCTTAGAAATCTTGGAATTGACCAAAACGGCCTCTTTTCTGCATATTTTTAAATTAGGTTTGGAGTTTAGATCTATTCGGGATATGTCTCGTTTAAATGAGTTTCTGTACTACCATATTAAGCATGATTTTAAGGAACTACAAATTCCACTCTTTTTATCTGCTACAAATTTAGATTCCGGATTCAATGAAATTATGAGGGAAGGACGTTTATTACCTGCAATAATGGCTTCATGCGCTATTCCGCTAGTGTTTAAACCTGTAGTTTTCAATGGCAATACGTATGTAGATGGCGGAATATTGAATAATTTACCAGTAGATGTGCTTAAAGAAAAATGCCAGTTTGTATTTGGTTCTAATGTGAGTGGTTTAGAAAAAGGGAAGAAAGTAAATAGCCGCTTAGAAATTGCACACAGGTGCCTTCAATTAGCCATTAGTACCAATGTAGCTCCACGATTAAAAATGTGCGACCATGCCATAGAAATTCAAGACGCCTTTCATTTTGGTATTTTTGATATTGAAAAAGCCCAAGAGTTATTTGATATTGGGTATACCACTACTATAAATGAAATGGATGCCATAAAATTAAAATTAGCGGCAAAACGTTGA
- a CDS encoding DUF4249 domain-containing protein translates to MKTLTTILFLLLIVFSGCQKVVDADKLLDAEEKVYILSYISPTDTLLTVSVSKALPAIGTALSFDDTENYSSFIIEDAIVSIADVEGNSVQLLYSSENSMYSTKAENLKITEGSQYFLEVITQENTYTSSCRIPEKVATILENLAGGQDDYGVYTDVDISFEDIVGTANFYIVGAKYEETFEEETYQGSLYFETGGFLTDAIGDGVILNDKTSAYTGFLEEGTSVKLTLQVANVEEVIYQNFRASYLNDDSDGNPFIEYSIAPDNIDGENGVGVFGGYQLTEKIIEVQY, encoded by the coding sequence ATGAAAACATTAACCACCATACTGTTTCTTCTTTTAATTGTATTCTCGGGATGTCAAAAAGTTGTAGATGCTGACAAGTTATTAGATGCAGAAGAAAAAGTGTATATTTTGAGTTATATATCCCCTACAGATACTCTTTTAACCGTGAGCGTTTCTAAAGCATTACCCGCTATAGGAACAGCATTAAGCTTTGATGACACGGAAAACTACAGCTCTTTTATTATTGAAGACGCTATAGTAAGCATCGCAGATGTTGAAGGAAATTCTGTACAGCTTCTATATTCTAGTGAAAATTCTATGTATTCTACCAAAGCAGAAAATCTTAAAATAACAGAGGGATCTCAATATTTTTTGGAAGTAATTACACAAGAAAATACCTATACCTCAAGTTGTAGAATTCCTGAAAAAGTAGCTACTATTCTAGAGAATCTCGCTGGAGGTCAGGATGATTACGGTGTCTATACCGATGTAGATATAAGCTTTGAAGATATAGTGGGTACGGCCAATTTTTATATCGTTGGAGCCAAATATGAAGAGACATTTGAAGAAGAAACGTATCAAGGCTCACTATATTTTGAAACGGGTGGCTTTCTTACAGATGCTATCGGAGATGGTGTTATTTTAAATGATAAGACATCTGCGTATACGGGGTTTTTAGAAGAAGGAACTTCTGTTAAATTAACCTTACAGGTAGCAAACGTTGAAGAAGTAATTTATCAAAATTTCAGAGCCTCCTATTTAAATGACGACTCGGACGGCAACCCATTTATTGAATATAGTATTGCACCAGATAATATAGATGGTGAAAACGGAGTTGGTGTTTTTGGAGGATATCAACTGACTGAAAAAATCATAGAAGTTCAATACTAG
- a CDS encoding DUF1003 domain-containing protein, with product MKTFVSSISQKEFPINEKFIGGAIRKSIFDSILKDHANFTKKSTIALSELNFYRQKYLANYLLEEVGALTGLENDVLETIANNEMITAKSITTDDGADFSLGQRLADAVASFGGSWKFIIIFGLFIAIWIMSNIVFLMNKGFDPYPFILLNLILSCLAALQAPVIMMSQNRQEEKDRERAQKDYMINLKAELEIRTLHEKLDHLILHQQQELLTIQQVQVEMLDDIMKQLNLKRK from the coding sequence ATGAAAACCTTTGTTAGTAGTATCTCTCAAAAAGAGTTTCCGATTAATGAAAAATTCATAGGAGGAGCAATAAGGAAATCAATCTTTGATAGCATACTAAAAGATCATGCCAACTTCACTAAAAAAAGTACCATAGCCTTATCTGAACTGAATTTTTATCGTCAAAAATATTTAGCAAACTACCTGCTTGAGGAGGTAGGAGCGTTAACGGGCTTAGAGAATGATGTATTGGAAACTATTGCCAACAATGAGATGATTACGGCCAAAAGTATTACGACAGATGATGGTGCAGATTTTTCGTTAGGGCAACGTTTGGCAGATGCTGTTGCTAGTTTTGGGGGCAGTTGGAAATTCATTATTATCTTCGGGTTGTTCATTGCTATATGGATTATGTCCAACATTGTTTTCTTGATGAACAAAGGTTTTGATCCTTATCCTTTTATTTTACTAAACTTAATACTCTCTTGTTTGGCAGCATTACAGGCGCCAGTAATAATGATGAGCCAGAACAGGCAAGAAGAGAAGGATAGAGAAAGGGCGCAAAAAGATTACATGATTAATTTAAAGGCAGAGTTAGAGATACGTACCTTACATGAGAAATTAGATCATTTAATCTTACACCAACAACAAGAGCTTCTAACTATTCAGCAGGTACAGGTAGAGATGTTGGATGATATTATGAAGCAGCTAAATCTAAAAAGAAAATGA
- a CDS encoding glucosidase, whose amino-acid sequence MNNTTPEHKRLEENYSEEKDWLKWGSYVSERQWGTVREDYSAGGDAWNYFPHEHARSRTYRWGEDGIAGISDRYCNICFGVSLWNGKDAILKERLFGLTGPQGNHGEDVKELYYYLENTPTHSYMKQLYKYPQKAFPYAKLVEENAKRNRTELEYQLLDTGVFDNDEYFDVFTEYAKGDNEDILIKITVNNKSKKAAPLHLLPTLWIRNYWDFKEMPKKPKIEKQTQNGSPFVKVEHCYVGDYNLYFEEAAELLFTENETNMESVYLAKNDHPYKKDLFHKAVTSNDYKLATKRTEGTKFSPLYKLNLKGGESKTIRLRFTKETLENPFNDTFNTLFNARVAECEDFYTATIGEVQHKEIQKQALAGMLWSKNYYNYDVEQWLLGDSKASVPAKERLSGRNTSWQTLRNHDIMLMPDAWEYPWYAAWDSAFHCVTMALVDANFAKHQLLLFTKEWYMAPNGQIPAYEWNFSDVNPPVQAWATLNVYKTDKEQTGKGDLRFLKKMFNKLALNFTWWVNQIDGSQNNVFEGGFLGLDNIGVFDRSHGVPGGGTLEQVDGTSWMALYCLNMLEISLELALHDDSYDDMAIKYFGHFVFIAEALNKLSLENEGIWDEEEGFFYDKLLFPNGGSASIKIRSIAGMLSIAAVLCIRKETLEKLPKFNHAVQWFKNHRMKTLKYPVVQEYADGDDLLLSLVPKDRLKRLVNVLLDEKEFLSPHGIRSLSKIHETPYNVDINGVNYSINYEPNESTTSLFGGNSNWRGPVWFPLNYLFIQALKEYHSYGGDSLKFEYPTGSKNKLNLKEISVEISKRLISIFEKDKDDNRIVHALHKDIYAREGFKDLILFYEYFDGDNGRGVGASHQTGWTSLVANLIDEINKK is encoded by the coding sequence ATGAATAATACTACACCAGAACATAAACGCCTAGAAGAAAATTATTCCGAAGAAAAAGATTGGTTAAAATGGGGGTCTTATGTGAGTGAACGTCAATGGGGAACCGTTAGAGAGGATTATAGTGCAGGCGGAGACGCATGGAATTACTTTCCACATGAGCATGCCAGAAGTAGAACTTATAGATGGGGAGAAGATGGTATTGCAGGTATTTCAGACCGCTATTGTAATATTTGCTTTGGGGTGAGTTTATGGAATGGAAAAGATGCTATTCTTAAAGAACGACTATTTGGATTAACAGGACCCCAAGGAAATCACGGAGAAGATGTAAAGGAATTGTATTATTATCTTGAAAATACGCCTACACATTCGTACATGAAGCAATTGTACAAATACCCTCAAAAAGCTTTTCCCTATGCAAAATTAGTAGAAGAAAATGCCAAACGTAATAGAACGGAACTTGAATACCAGTTATTAGATACAGGTGTTTTTGATAACGACGAATATTTTGATGTTTTTACGGAATATGCAAAAGGCGATAATGAAGATATTTTAATTAAAATCACGGTAAATAACAAAAGTAAAAAAGCAGCGCCATTACATTTGTTACCCACCTTATGGATTCGTAATTATTGGGATTTTAAGGAGATGCCCAAAAAGCCTAAAATAGAAAAGCAAACCCAGAATGGTAGCCCTTTTGTAAAGGTAGAGCATTGTTATGTGGGGGATTATAACCTGTATTTTGAGGAAGCAGCAGAATTGTTATTTACAGAGAATGAAACCAATATGGAGAGCGTTTATTTAGCGAAAAACGATCATCCTTATAAAAAAGACTTATTTCATAAAGCAGTAACTTCAAACGACTATAAATTAGCAACAAAACGTACGGAAGGGACGAAATTTTCTCCGTTGTATAAGCTGAATTTGAAAGGTGGGGAATCTAAAACGATAAGACTTCGTTTTACGAAAGAAACTCTTGAAAACCCATTCAATGATACATTTAATACCCTTTTTAATGCCAGAGTTGCAGAGTGCGAAGATTTTTACACAGCTACTATTGGTGAGGTGCAACACAAAGAAATTCAAAAGCAAGCACTAGCGGGGATGTTGTGGTCTAAAAACTACTATAATTACGATGTAGAGCAATGGTTGTTGGGAGACTCTAAGGCCTCGGTGCCTGCAAAAGAAAGGTTGTCTGGTAGAAATACTTCATGGCAAACCTTGAGAAATCATGATATTATGTTAATGCCAGATGCTTGGGAATATCCTTGGTATGCTGCTTGGGATTCTGCTTTTCATTGTGTAACCATGGCACTAGTAGATGCTAATTTTGCTAAGCACCAATTATTGTTATTTACCAAAGAATGGTATATGGCTCCAAACGGTCAAATTCCTGCCTATGAGTGGAATTTTAGTGATGTGAATCCACCAGTACAAGCGTGGGCAACTTTAAACGTTTATAAGACAGATAAAGAGCAAACAGGCAAAGGAGATTTGCGTTTTTTAAAGAAAATGTTTAATAAATTAGCTTTAAATTTTACCTGGTGGGTTAACCAAATAGATGGCAGTCAGAATAACGTCTTTGAAGGCGGATTCTTAGGTCTTGATAATATTGGAGTTTTTGATCGTAGTCATGGTGTGCCAGGTGGTGGCACCTTAGAACAGGTTGATGGTACCTCATGGATGGCACTCTACTGTTTAAATATGTTAGAGATAAGTTTAGAATTGGCATTGCATGACGATTCTTATGATGATATGGCGATTAAATATTTTGGTCATTTTGTTTTTATCGCAGAAGCTTTAAATAAATTAAGCCTTGAAAATGAGGGTATTTGGGATGAAGAAGAAGGCTTTTTCTATGATAAATTGCTCTTCCCAAATGGGGGGTCGGCCTCTATAAAAATACGTTCTATTGCTGGGATGTTATCTATTGCAGCAGTGCTTTGTATTCGAAAAGAAACCTTAGAAAAATTACCGAAGTTTAACCATGCGGTGCAGTGGTTTAAAAACCATAGAATGAAAACACTGAAATATCCAGTGGTTCAAGAATATGCAGATGGTGATGATTTGTTACTTTCGTTAGTCCCAAAAGATCGTTTAAAAAGGTTGGTTAATGTGCTATTAGATGAGAAAGAATTTTTGAGCCCTCACGGGATTAGATCTTTATCTAAAATACACGAAACTCCTTATAATGTAGATATTAATGGCGTTAATTATAGTATTAACTATGAGCCTAATGAGTCTACCACATCTTTATTTGGAGGAAATTCTAACTGGAGGGGTCCTGTTTGGTTTCCTTTGAATTATTTGTTTATACAGGCCTTAAAGGAATACCATAGTTATGGTGGTGATAGTTTAAAATTTGAGTACCCAACAGGGAGCAAGAATAAACTAAACTTAAAAGAAATAAGTGTAGAGATCAGCAAACGTTTAATTTCCATTTTTGAGAAGGATAAAGATGATAACCGTATTGTTCATGCTTTACATAAAGATATCTATGCGCGAGAAGGTTTTAAGGACCTAATTCTCTTTTATGAATATTTTGATGGTGATAATGGTCGGGGTGTAGGAGCATCACATCAAACTGGTTGGACTTCTCTGGTGGCAAATTTGATAGACGAAATAAACAAGAAATAA
- a CDS encoding zinc-dependent peptidase, which yields MFYFIAWLLPVLFLGYMVWRIWIKKKTFELKALPEAWKKILDEKVSFYAELNAKDKTKFEADVLYFLNTVTITGVKIQIDDADRLLVASSAVIPLFGFPELRYRNINEVLLYKDSFNEDHQTEGEKRNILGKVGSGDMNRLMILSLPALRAGFAIKDSKNNVGIHEFVHLIDKADGAVDGLPESIMNQQFVLPWLNLMHQEIEKIKENDSDINPYGATSQIEFLSVVSEYFFNQPEKFKEKHPQLYSLLAKIYAQDSA from the coding sequence ATGTTTTATTTTATAGCTTGGTTATTGCCAGTACTCTTTTTGGGGTATATGGTCTGGAGGATTTGGATTAAGAAAAAAACCTTTGAATTGAAGGCACTTCCTGAGGCTTGGAAAAAAATACTGGATGAGAAAGTCTCGTTTTATGCCGAATTGAATGCAAAAGATAAGACCAAGTTTGAGGCAGACGTACTTTACTTTTTAAATACGGTAACCATCACTGGTGTTAAAATACAGATTGATGATGCAGACCGTTTACTCGTAGCGTCAAGTGCTGTAATTCCTCTTTTTGGGTTTCCAGAATTACGCTATCGTAATATTAATGAAGTGCTATTGTACAAAGATTCATTTAATGAAGACCATCAAACCGAAGGAGAGAAACGCAATATTTTAGGCAAAGTTGGTTCTGGCGATATGAATAGATTAATGATTCTTTCGCTTCCTGCATTGCGTGCAGGTTTTGCTATTAAAGACAGCAAGAATAACGTGGGAATCCATGAATTTGTCCACTTGATTGATAAGGCAGATGGCGCAGTAGATGGCCTTCCAGAAAGCATAATGAACCAACAGTTTGTGCTCCCGTGGTTAAATCTAATGCATCAAGAAATAGAAAAAATTAAGGAAAATGATTCTGATATCAACCCTTATGGCGCTACCAGTCAAATAGAATTTTTGAGTGTTGTAAGTGAGTATTTCTTTAATCAACCAGAAAAATTCAAAGAAAAGCATCCTCAATTATATAGCTTGTTAGCCAAAATATACGCCCAAGATAGTGCTTAA
- a CDS encoding TonB-dependent receptor: MKTKLLYSVFVILIFSNNVTAKEKRNFNHKKSTTNQAEKYTVSGYIKEQGSGENLFGVSVYIPELKVGTITNEYGFFSFTVPKGKHSVVFSYIGFTSQVKEIDLNADLEVFVNLIASSEALSEVVVIADQHVKESKVTQMSAVRLNPMDVQDLPALLGEKDVLKTLQLLPGIQGGSEGSSGFHVRGGTPDQNLIILDDAVVYNSNHLFGFFSVFNGDAVKSVEAFKGGFPARYGGRLSSVINIGMKDGNKEKLSGNINIGLISSSVVLEGPINKGKTSFIMSGRRTYADLIVQPFLDKDENGGYFFTDLNFKIHHIFSSKDKLYWSNYYGKDKFYSRYLDATAKEKTNLAWGNITSTLRWNHQFSNKLFANTSLIFSNYEFKIDIDNKDLKIDEYDDNYLFNTSSGIDDYSIKTDFDYYPNNKHSVKFGAIATRHNFTPQRVVIKDPYSGSINKTQELNSFEGAVYLEDDWKVTDKLNFSPGFRASHFNYKAENSLNFEPRIALSYNLRPDLAFKASYSKMNQYIHLLSSSGIGLPTDLWVSSTDNVKPQSSEQYAIGIAKDFQEKDYSFSTEAYYKKLDNVISYKEGASFLALDNLESGKNINWEENITTGQGWAYGTELLFRKQSGPLTGWLGYTLSWSERQFDELNLGKKFFDRYDRRHDISLVGIYKPSEKITVSGTWVLSTGNNYTLPNLQRLNNLGNFPINTNYSYYNGSEEFSSGRNNFRGETTHRLDLGIQFHKKKKNNKVRTWGISLYNAYSRQNPFIYTLDDKYYDYNDPNATIEKELTRTSVLMLIPSINYNLKF; the protein is encoded by the coding sequence TTGAAAACAAAACTACTCTACTCCGTATTCGTTATTCTAATTTTTTCGAACAACGTAACCGCTAAAGAAAAACGAAATTTCAATCACAAAAAATCTACTACTAATCAGGCAGAAAAATATACGGTAAGTGGTTATATAAAAGAACAGGGTAGTGGTGAAAATTTATTTGGAGTCTCGGTTTATATTCCAGAATTAAAAGTGGGTACCATCACCAACGAATATGGTTTCTTTTCTTTTACGGTCCCTAAAGGAAAACATAGTGTAGTCTTCTCTTACATAGGCTTTACCTCACAGGTGAAAGAAATTGATCTGAATGCTGACTTGGAAGTATTCGTAAATTTAATAGCATCGTCTGAAGCCTTATCTGAAGTTGTGGTTATAGCTGACCAGCATGTTAAAGAAAGTAAAGTAACTCAAATGAGCGCTGTTCGTCTTAATCCTATGGATGTGCAAGATCTTCCTGCATTACTCGGTGAAAAAGACGTTTTAAAGACCTTACAACTCTTACCCGGTATTCAAGGAGGGTCAGAAGGTAGTTCCGGATTTCATGTACGCGGAGGTACACCAGACCAAAACTTAATAATTCTTGATGATGCTGTTGTGTATAACTCCAATCACCTATTTGGTTTCTTTTCCGTTTTTAACGGAGATGCTGTAAAGTCTGTTGAAGCTTTTAAGGGTGGTTTTCCCGCCCGTTATGGCGGCAGATTATCTTCTGTCATAAATATAGGCATGAAAGATGGTAACAAAGAAAAACTCTCTGGAAATATAAATATTGGATTAATTTCATCATCCGTGGTACTTGAGGGACCCATTAATAAAGGGAAGACTTCCTTTATCATGAGCGGAAGACGTACGTATGCTGATTTAATTGTGCAACCTTTTCTTGATAAAGATGAAAATGGCGGTTATTTTTTTACAGATTTAAACTTTAAGATACATCACATCTTTAGTTCAAAAGATAAACTGTATTGGAGTAATTACTACGGAAAAGATAAATTTTACAGCAGATATCTTGATGCAACAGCTAAAGAAAAAACAAACCTTGCTTGGGGGAATATTACCTCAACACTACGCTGGAATCATCAATTTAGCAATAAACTATTTGCGAATACTTCTCTTATTTTTAGTAACTACGAATTCAAAATTGATATTGACAATAAAGATTTAAAAATTGATGAGTATGATGACAACTACTTATTTAATACAAGCTCTGGTATTGATGACTATTCTATAAAAACAGATTTTGATTACTACCCAAATAACAAACACAGCGTAAAATTTGGAGCTATTGCAACAAGACATAATTTTACTCCTCAAAGAGTTGTAATTAAAGATCCCTACAGTGGTTCTATTAACAAAACACAAGAACTCAATTCTTTTGAAGGTGCAGTATACCTAGAAGATGATTGGAAGGTTACTGATAAGCTTAATTTTTCTCCTGGTTTCAGGGCCAGTCACTTTAACTATAAAGCAGAGAATTCTTTAAATTTTGAACCTCGCATTGCCTTGTCGTATAATTTAAGACCCGATTTAGCCTTCAAAGCATCTTATTCTAAAATGAATCAATACATTCATTTGTTATCAAGTTCAGGCATCGGTTTACCAACAGATTTATGGGTTTCTTCTACCGATAATGTGAAGCCTCAAAGCTCAGAACAATATGCTATTGGAATAGCAAAAGATTTTCAAGAAAAAGACTATTCATTCTCTACTGAAGCCTACTATAAAAAATTAGATAATGTAATTTCTTATAAGGAAGGAGCTTCATTTTTAGCCCTTGACAATTTAGAAAGTGGAAAAAATATAAATTGGGAAGAAAATATAACCACAGGTCAAGGTTGGGCCTACGGCACAGAGCTTCTCTTCAGAAAACAATCAGGACCATTAACGGGTTGGCTGGGGTATACACTTTCTTGGTCTGAAAGACAATTTGATGAACTAAACTTAGGAAAGAAATTCTTTGACCGCTATGATCGCAGACATGATATATCATTAGTAGGTATTTATAAGCCTAGCGAAAAAATAACAGTATCTGGAACTTGGGTATTATCTACAGGTAATAACTATACACTTCCTAATTTACAACGTTTGAACAACCTAGGGAATTTTCCAATCAACACGAATTACAGCTATTATAATGGAAGTGAAGAATTTAGTTCAGGAAGAAATAATTTTAGAGGAGAAACTACCCACAGATTAGATTTAGGAATTCAATTTCATAAAAAGAAAAAGAACAACAAAGTGCGTACTTGGGGAATCTCATTATACAATGCTTACTCTAGACAAAATCCGTTCATATACACTCTCGATGATAAATATTACGATTACAATGACCCAAATGCCACAATAGAAAAAGAGTTAACTAGAACCTCTGTACTTATGCTCATACCTTCTATAAATTACAATCTAAAATTCTAA
- a CDS encoding alpha/beta hydrolase, producing MKTYISILLIFLFGLNTCYSQTRYKDDIFSDVRIRTLVYADTLKLDFYDVKKDREELKPLVIIVHGGGFVAGQRNGGDEKGLGRALAKKGYAVASIDYRLSQRKQSFGCDYRTSQKMRTYLETAADLNKSIWYLTNYYKSFNVDPNNVILVGSSAGAEMVLNAVIMKNHYLFKTIYYSDAKIKGIISFSGATLNNDYLTKENAVPMLFFHGKLDPKVPYALAAHHNCNERSDGYVLLDGPKIITQRLKELNESYSLYVDLEGGHNWAEWGYAYKDIITTFLYENVLHGVKIQNIETITPPPSKR from the coding sequence ATGAAAACATACATTTCAATTTTACTTATTTTCTTATTCGGTTTAAATACCTGTTATAGTCAAACCAGATATAAAGACGACATTTTTTCTGATGTGAGAATAAGAACACTTGTGTATGCAGATACGTTAAAGTTAGATTTCTACGATGTCAAAAAAGATCGTGAAGAACTAAAACCGCTTGTGATTATTGTTCACGGCGGTGGTTTTGTAGCTGGTCAAAGAAATGGTGGTGACGAAAAAGGTTTAGGTAGGGCGTTGGCTAAAAAAGGATATGCAGTAGCTTCTATTGATTACCGTTTATCCCAAAGAAAACAATCTTTTGGGTGTGATTATCGAACCTCGCAAAAAATGAGAACCTATTTAGAAACTGCTGCAGACTTAAACAAATCTATTTGGTATCTCACCAATTACTATAAAAGTTTTAATGTAGACCCTAATAATGTAATTCTTGTGGGCAGCAGCGCTGGCGCAGAAATGGTTCTGAATGCTGTTATTATGAAGAATCATTATTTATTTAAAACCATTTATTATAGCGATGCAAAAATAAAAGGCATCATTAGTTTTTCTGGAGCCACTTTAAATAATGACTATTTAACTAAAGAAAATGCAGTTCCTATGCTATTCTTTCACGGTAAATTAGATCCTAAAGTACCTTATGCTCTTGCAGCACATCATAATTGCAACGAGCGTTCTGATGGGTATGTACTTCTTGACGGACCTAAAATTATTACTCAAAGACTAAAAGAACTTAACGAATCCTATTCGTTGTATGTGGACCTAGAAGGCGGACATAATTGGGCAGAATGGGGATATGCTTATAAAGATATTATCACCACTTTTTTATATGAAAATGTATTACACGGCGTTAAAATTCAAAACATAGAAACAATAACTCCTCCTCCTTCAAAAAGGTAA